A genomic window from Candidatus Krumholzibacteriia bacterium includes:
- a CDS encoding FlgD immunoglobulin-like domain containing protein — MPRSLAARILTIALLLSIPALAFLPDSGSESWEVPLPAYDDHGHDSWQALQGADRAESSLEASLGGNWRLWSWNARSKTPHYLYSSGADSQGAIRSAEEAERTARRLIDQLPGVFSADNGNLRLKSTPQVRSKWAAHFQQTWEGLEVWGGGVSLVFHENGRPMLLGSDYYQDINLSSYPLVSSQEAELLAKASLPFNPASDRLDGESVLAVLPYPVSENRVEYHLAWRVRVRTAEPLGIWVSWIDAEDGEILWRWNDIHFNYSGTAVAEVQPYTWCNGIEDQSLRYLRLTVDGVGNTIIDAEGNWSIDGSGGMRQVTGTFFGPYCQVSNQGGPDGEYAGLVNEGIPLNIRFDDAVAQHDERDVFDGVSDVHDFFQLFAPEFGLPNQRMNAYVSENNSCNAYWDGGIHFYREGGNCANTGEIQGVVYHEFGHGVQHEILGGQGQQGLGEGNSDILACLITQESICARGFYLDDCVNGIRDADNNLVYPDDVVGEGIHYAGQVIAGFHWDMMLGLQDQYGEEAGTLESAEIWHYGRILTEPNTQPDQVLSAFLIDDDDGDLGNGTPHFAQISAAALNHGFEVPELIYGVLFEHTPIDNTDDTENPYPVLAEVTSTEGNILEGSVEIYWRASGGAWSASGMSHVAGDTYEGAIPPQAGAQIDYYLTAEDDAGNAGSEPQSAPYSYFTFNVTWLTDTMEEESGWTVGAADDYASGGIWVRVDPVGTIAQPEDDHTQEGTLCWVTGQHVPGEADDFSDVDGGRTTLFSPVYDLTGAENVLIQYWRWFSNDQGSAPGFDYWKVYATGDAGGWWHLAERTHISSNAWQQVSYDPMVEFPEPTLFQMRFVASDSAQPSLIEAAVDDFAIVAFFNYTGAGDNLDVQALPALKQNYPNPFNPRTEIRFQLQEAGEVDLRIFDAAGRLVKNLARGHHEIGEHVLVWDGRDSGGMALSSGVYFLKLQSPAGEESKRMVLLK; from the coding sequence ATGCCCCGTAGCCTTGCAGCACGCATTCTGACAATCGCTCTTCTTCTTTCCATTCCAGCACTGGCCTTCCTTCCCGATTCCGGGAGCGAAAGCTGGGAAGTCCCCCTTCCCGCCTATGACGACCACGGGCACGATTCCTGGCAAGCTCTGCAAGGGGCAGATCGGGCGGAATCCTCCCTGGAAGCAAGTCTTGGCGGAAACTGGAGGCTTTGGAGCTGGAATGCCCGCAGCAAGACTCCCCATTATCTCTACAGTAGTGGTGCGGATTCACAGGGGGCGATCCGGAGCGCGGAAGAGGCCGAGAGAACAGCCCGCCGACTGATCGACCAGCTTCCGGGAGTTTTCTCCGCAGACAACGGAAATCTGCGTCTCAAGAGCACTCCTCAAGTGCGGAGCAAATGGGCTGCTCACTTCCAGCAGACCTGGGAGGGTCTGGAGGTTTGGGGTGGAGGCGTTTCCCTGGTCTTCCATGAGAACGGGCGCCCGATGCTTCTGGGTTCCGACTACTATCAGGACATCAATCTGAGTTCCTATCCTCTGGTTTCCTCACAGGAGGCAGAGCTTCTGGCAAAGGCCAGTCTTCCCTTTAATCCTGCAAGTGACCGTCTCGACGGGGAGTCGGTTCTCGCGGTGCTTCCTTATCCTGTTTCAGAGAATCGCGTGGAGTATCATTTGGCCTGGCGTGTTCGGGTTCGTACCGCGGAGCCTCTGGGCATCTGGGTAAGCTGGATCGACGCCGAAGACGGGGAGATCCTCTGGCGCTGGAACGACATTCATTTCAACTACTCGGGGACAGCCGTCGCGGAAGTGCAGCCCTATACCTGGTGCAATGGAATTGAAGATCAGTCCCTTCGCTATCTAAGACTGACCGTCGATGGAGTGGGAAACACCATCATCGATGCCGAAGGAAACTGGAGCATCGACGGTTCCGGCGGAATGCGGCAGGTAACGGGAACCTTCTTCGGACCCTACTGTCAGGTGAGCAATCAGGGAGGACCTGACGGTGAGTATGCGGGTCTCGTCAATGAGGGCATTCCCCTGAATATTCGCTTTGATGATGCAGTCGCTCAACACGACGAACGGGATGTCTTTGACGGGGTCAGCGATGTCCATGATTTCTTCCAGCTTTTTGCTCCGGAGTTCGGCCTTCCCAACCAGCGAATGAACGCCTATGTGAGTGAAAACAATTCCTGCAATGCCTATTGGGATGGGGGCATCCACTTCTATCGGGAAGGTGGCAACTGTGCCAATACGGGCGAGATTCAGGGTGTGGTCTATCACGAATTCGGGCACGGGGTTCAGCACGAGATTCTCGGTGGACAGGGGCAGCAGGGTCTGGGCGAAGGGAACTCGGATATTCTGGCCTGCCTGATTACCCAGGAGTCGATCTGTGCTCGCGGCTTCTATCTGGACGACTGCGTGAACGGCATCCGCGATGCGGACAACAACCTGGTCTATCCGGATGATGTGGTCGGCGAGGGGATCCACTACGCGGGTCAGGTCATTGCCGGCTTCCACTGGGACATGATGTTGGGGCTTCAGGATCAGTACGGTGAAGAGGCCGGGACTTTGGAGAGCGCGGAAATCTGGCATTACGGCCGGATTCTCACAGAGCCGAACACGCAGCCCGATCAGGTGCTTTCGGCCTTCCTGATCGACGATGATGACGGCGATCTCGGCAATGGAACGCCTCACTTTGCGCAGATCAGTGCGGCGGCCCTGAACCACGGCTTCGAGGTTCCGGAACTGATCTATGGCGTTCTCTTTGAGCATACGCCCATCGACAATACGGACGACACGGAGAATCCCTATCCGGTTCTTGCGGAAGTCACTTCGACCGAAGGCAATATTCTGGAAGGTTCCGTGGAGATCTATTGGCGGGCAAGCGGAGGAGCCTGGTCTGCTTCCGGCATGAGCCATGTGGCCGGCGACACCTATGAAGGCGCCATCCCTCCGCAGGCGGGTGCCCAGATCGATTACTACCTCACTGCCGAAGACGATGCGGGTAATGCGGGCAGCGAGCCGCAGAGCGCACCCTACTCCTACTTCACCTTCAATGTCACCTGGCTGACGGATACGATGGAAGAGGAGAGTGGCTGGACCGTGGGTGCCGCGGATGACTATGCGAGTGGAGGGATCTGGGTGCGGGTCGATCCTGTTGGTACGATTGCACAGCCGGAAGATGATCACACACAGGAGGGAACACTCTGTTGGGTCACGGGTCAGCATGTTCCCGGAGAAGCCGACGACTTCAGCGATGTCGACGGGGGACGCACGACCCTCTTCTCGCCGGTCTATGATCTTACCGGGGCGGAGAATGTCCTGATCCAGTACTGGCGCTGGTTCTCCAACGACCAGGGCAGTGCGCCGGGCTTCGACTACTGGAAGGTCTATGCCACGGGGGACGCCGGTGGCTGGTGGCATCTTGCAGAGCGGACTCATATTTCTTCCAATGCCTGGCAGCAGGTCAGCTACGATCCCATGGTGGAGTTCCCCGAGCCCACGCTCTTCCAGATGCGTTTTGTGGCCTCAGACTCTGCCCAGCCTTCCCTGATTGAGGCAGCCGTGGATGATTTTGCGATTGTGGCTTTCTTCAACTACACGGGCGCCGGGGACAATCTGGATGTTCAGGCTCTCCCCGCCCTGAAGCAGAACTACCCGAATCCCTTCAATCCTCGCACGGAGATCCGCTTCCAACTTCAGGAAGCGGGTGAAGTGGATCTGAGAATCTTCGATGCCGCCGGGCGCCTTGTGAAGAACCTGGCCCGGGGCCATCATGAGATCGGCGAACATGTTCTGGTGTGGGACGGCCGCGATTCCGGGGGAATGGCTCTCTCGAGTGGCGTCTACTTCCTCAAACTGCAGAGTCCTGCCGGTGAGGAAAGCAAACGAATGGTGCTCCTGAAATAG
- a CDS encoding FlgD immunoglobulin-like domain containing protein — protein MKSPVYRFVLIALITVFGSAFAFQPVDQNSLEIPLPAYDDYGFSSWRSDQGIHDVEARLIEEFGGNWRVWNWNARTNTPQYFYGHSTALFSPISDEIVAEQTARSLMSSQSEVFRTTDSDLLLSAVEHALGKWAVHFQQTWNGMEVWQGKAMALFTEDGRLVLAGSDFHSEIDLDPSPAISSSQAEVIAIAALPYDPATDRIDTAPELQVLPYPRSEADVSYHLAWRLRVRTDSPLGNWQTWVDAHSGEILWRSNEIHFAFSGDSESGVQPASYCDGIVEETVPYLRVQGGGSSTNTDSNGNWVLSAGGGSTTVTSDLYGPYCDITNIGGAEASFSATAYEGTPLTVHYDDSNAQRDERTVFDGVNDIHDLIEIFDPGYGYTNTRMSAYVSRTTGYCPGNAWWDGTINFCAAGGSYANTGEIQGVTHHEFGHGIQDDILGWQGDQGLGEGNGDIASNLLTFESIIGRGFYVGNCSSGIRDSDNNLVYPDDVIGQGIHYAGQVIAGFHWDFMEHLKASYGEWDGTVAMAENWHFCRLLVHPTTQPAQVLAAFIADDDDGNLDNGTPHYDFLCEAAGNHGFDCPEILVGVFVNHETHPYSGDQSSGYEIAGTAVSLGGGVIDPSSAKVNYRVDGSSFSQIPMSPTGGADEYSAMIPAQGYGSVVEYYLQASNDGGDTGTSPRNAPAELHYFQINNEFVDEMEFDTAWHTGTLTEETASTGTWERADPEGTSYSGDTVQPENDHTAAPGTDCWVTGPLAGSSAGSYDIDGGQTVLYSPRVDLNGATDISISYWRYYTNNLGNNPGQDYWVVEISNDGGSSWTDVENSNASPNAWGQVAFDLNDYFAVPGVVQLRFTASDEGSGSLVEALVDDFVLMATFDMTGADDGIAVQFLTDLKQNMPNPFNPRTEIRFALETAGPARLAIYDASGRLVKELMQGRQEAGEHSIIWNGQDQNGQAVGSGVYFYRLDANGKTQSKRMVLLK, from the coding sequence ATGAAATCCCCTGTCTATCGCTTTGTTCTTATTGCACTGATCACGGTCTTTGGAAGTGCCTTTGCCTTCCAGCCCGTAGACCAGAACTCCCTGGAAATCCCCCTTCCCGCCTACGATGACTATGGTTTTTCTTCCTGGCGCAGCGACCAGGGGATTCACGATGTGGAAGCCAGGCTCATTGAGGAGTTTGGCGGAAACTGGCGGGTCTGGAACTGGAATGCGCGAACGAATACGCCGCAGTATTTCTACGGACATTCCACCGCCCTGTTCTCGCCGATTTCCGATGAGATCGTCGCCGAGCAGACGGCCCGCTCCCTCATGTCCTCCCAGTCCGAAGTTTTCCGCACGACGGACAGCGATCTTCTCCTTTCCGCGGTCGAACATGCTCTCGGCAAGTGGGCGGTTCACTTCCAGCAGACCTGGAATGGAATGGAAGTCTGGCAGGGCAAGGCCATGGCTCTCTTTACCGAGGACGGGCGTCTGGTGCTGGCCGGTTCGGATTTCCACTCGGAAATCGATCTTGATCCCAGTCCTGCGATTTCATCCTCACAGGCCGAAGTCATCGCGATTGCCGCTCTTCCCTACGATCCTGCCACGGATCGCATCGACACGGCTCCGGAGCTTCAGGTACTTCCCTATCCGAGAAGTGAGGCGGATGTCAGCTACCATCTGGCCTGGCGCCTTCGGGTTCGCACGGACTCCCCTCTCGGCAACTGGCAGACCTGGGTGGACGCTCACAGTGGCGAGATCCTCTGGCGTAGCAATGAAATCCACTTTGCCTTCTCCGGCGACTCCGAATCCGGAGTTCAGCCGGCAAGCTACTGTGATGGAATCGTAGAGGAGACTGTTCCCTACCTTCGTGTTCAGGGCGGAGGCAGCTCCACGAACACGGACTCGAACGGAAACTGGGTTCTTTCGGCCGGTGGCGGAAGTACGACGGTCACTTCCGATCTCTACGGTCCCTATTGTGACATCACGAACATCGGCGGCGCAGAGGCTTCTTTCTCTGCCACAGCTTATGAGGGAACTCCTCTTACGGTTCACTACGATGACAGCAATGCCCAGCGCGATGAGCGCACCGTCTTTGACGGTGTGAATGACATCCATGATCTCATTGAGATCTTCGACCCCGGTTACGGATACACGAACACCCGGATGAGTGCCTATGTCAGCAGGACCACTGGCTACTGCCCCGGTAATGCCTGGTGGGATGGCACCATCAACTTCTGCGCTGCAGGGGGAAGCTACGCCAACACGGGTGAGATTCAGGGCGTGACCCATCACGAGTTCGGTCATGGCATCCAGGACGACATTCTTGGCTGGCAGGGCGATCAGGGTCTCGGAGAAGGAAACGGCGACATCGCCTCCAACCTTCTTACCTTCGAATCCATCATCGGCCGCGGTTTCTATGTTGGAAACTGCAGTTCCGGGATTCGTGACTCGGACAACAACCTGGTTTACCCGGATGATGTAATCGGCCAGGGAATCCACTATGCGGGCCAGGTGATTGCCGGCTTCCATTGGGACTTTATGGAGCACTTGAAGGCCAGCTATGGCGAATGGGATGGCACGGTGGCGATGGCAGAAAACTGGCACTTCTGTCGCCTTCTGGTTCATCCGACCACGCAGCCGGCCCAGGTTCTGGCCGCCTTCATCGCAGACGATGACGATGGCAACCTGGACAATGGCACTCCTCACTATGATTTCCTCTGCGAAGCGGCAGGGAACCATGGCTTTGATTGCCCGGAGATTCTCGTGGGTGTTTTCGTCAACCATGAAACGCATCCCTACTCCGGTGACCAGAGCAGTGGATATGAGATCGCCGGAACGGCCGTCTCTCTTGGTGGAGGCGTGATTGATCCTTCCAGCGCGAAGGTCAACTACCGGGTTGACGGTTCTTCCTTCTCCCAGATTCCGATGTCCCCGACCGGCGGTGCCGATGAGTACTCGGCGATGATCCCGGCCCAGGGCTACGGAAGTGTCGTGGAGTATTACCTGCAAGCTTCCAATGACGGTGGCGATACGGGGACCAGCCCCCGCAATGCCCCGGCGGAGCTTCACTACTTCCAGATCAACAACGAGTTTGTCGACGAAATGGAATTCGACACTGCCTGGCACACCGGCACCCTGACCGAGGAAACCGCTTCGACGGGAACCTGGGAAAGGGCCGACCCCGAGGGAACCAGCTACAGTGGCGACACGGTTCAGCCGGAGAACGACCACACGGCCGCTCCGGGAACCGACTGCTGGGTCACCGGACCCCTGGCAGGAAGCAGTGCCGGAAGCTATGACATCGATGGCGGGCAGACGGTTCTGTATTCACCGCGGGTGGATCTGAACGGCGCCACGGATATCTCGATCAGCTACTGGCGCTACTACACCAACAATCTTGGAAACAACCCCGGCCAGGACTACTGGGTCGTGGAGATTTCCAATGACGGTGGTTCCAGCTGGACGGATGTCGAGAACTCGAATGCTTCGCCGAATGCCTGGGGGCAGGTCGCCTTCGACCTGAATGACTACTTCGCAGTTCCGGGGGTCGTGCAGCTTCGCTTCACGGCGTCGGACGAGGGTAGCGGCTCTCTGGTGGAGGCCCTGGTCGATGACTTTGTTCTCATGGCGACCTTCGACATGACTGGCGCCGATGACGGCATCGCTGTTCAGTTCCTCACGGACCTGAAGCAGAACATGCCCAACCCCTTCAATCCGAGGACCGAGATCCGTTTTGCTCTGGAAACGGCCGGACCGGCGAGGCTCGCGATCTACGATGCGAGCGGTCGCCTGGTGAAGGAACTGATGCAGGGCCGGCAGGAGGCCGGAGAGCATTCCATCATCTGGAATGGTCAGGATCAGAACGGGCAAGCGGTGGGAAGTGGTGTCTACTTCTACCGTCTCGATGCGAATGGAAAGACGCAGAGCAAGAGAATGGTTCTGCTGAAGTAA
- a CDS encoding MBL fold metallo-hydrolase codes for MIVESLCVGPFQENTWLVGDENSGDAFVIDPGGENEKLLALVREKGLKLTAIVNTHGHVDHVMGAAELQDMTDIPFRLHEADRFLLDHLEQICGLYGLEPVKAPRLENPLKDGEILKLGDEEVEVIHTPGHSPGGVCLKAGNHLFAGDTLFSGSIGRTDLPGGDQDLLLSSIRERLFEALPAGMIVHCGHGADTSLAEEAASNPFLR; via the coding sequence ATGATCGTGGAATCCTTGTGCGTGGGGCCTTTTCAGGAGAACACCTGGCTAGTCGGGGACGAGAACAGTGGCGATGCCTTTGTGATCGACCCGGGCGGGGAGAACGAGAAGCTTCTGGCCCTGGTCCGGGAGAAGGGACTGAAGCTTACTGCGATCGTCAACACGCACGGGCATGTGGACCATGTCATGGGGGCTGCCGAGTTGCAGGACATGACCGACATTCCTTTTCGCCTGCACGAGGCTGACCGTTTTCTGCTCGACCACCTGGAGCAGATCTGCGGCCTTTACGGACTGGAGCCCGTAAAGGCTCCCCGTCTGGAGAATCCCCTGAAGGATGGCGAGATCCTGAAACTGGGGGACGAGGAGGTGGAGGTTATCCATACTCCAGGTCACAGCCCCGGAGGGGTTTGCCTGAAAGCCGGCAACCATCTCTTTGCCGGGGACACGCTCTTTTCCGGTTCCATCGGTCGCACGGATCTTCCCGGCGGCGATCAGGACCTGCTTCTTTCCTCCATTCGCGAACGCCTTTTCGAAGCTCTTCCTGCGGGAATGATCGTCCATTGCGGCCATGGAGCCGACACTTCCCTTGCCGAAGAGGCTGCCAGTAACCCTTTCCTGCGCTGA
- the moaA gene encoding GTP 3',8-cyclase MoaA, which yields MQPLVDPFERRIRYLRVSVTPYCNFRCSYCQPEGPVLDEHHREELSPLELEKILSLFARLGVEKVRLTGGEPTLRKDLEEMVRRITSIPGIREVTLSTHGLYLDERSASLAEAGLSRINVSLDTLRPERFARISGRDELPRVLRGITAAQKAGLTPIKLNVVPLRGFNEDELGDFLEYSARENLHLRFIALMQLGVAKELYRKSHLSLEELQERLSSFGDWEEQRRGESDGPARLLRRRSDGLRVGLIDPLSKNFCQDCNRLRLTHRGEVRNCLFGEGIVALRPLLQRPDWESALEELLRKTLLQKPEKHRLEHCDDGGLYSLAKVGG from the coding sequence ATGCAGCCTCTTGTGGATCCCTTTGAACGACGAATTCGCTATCTGCGGGTATCGGTGACTCCCTATTGCAATTTTCGCTGCAGCTATTGCCAGCCCGAGGGTCCGGTGCTTGATGAGCATCATCGCGAGGAACTTTCTCCTTTGGAACTGGAAAAGATCCTGTCCCTTTTTGCGCGACTCGGTGTCGAAAAGGTGCGGCTCACCGGCGGCGAACCGACCCTGAGAAAAGATCTGGAAGAAATGGTAAGACGGATTACCTCGATTCCGGGAATCCGGGAAGTGACTCTCTCCACGCATGGTCTCTATCTCGATGAGAGGTCCGCAAGCCTTGCGGAGGCCGGCCTTTCGAGGATCAATGTCAGTCTTGATACGCTTCGTCCGGAGCGTTTTGCACGGATTTCGGGGCGCGACGAATTGCCACGGGTCTTGAGAGGAATCACGGCGGCACAGAAGGCCGGCCTCACGCCCATCAAGCTCAACGTGGTTCCCCTGCGAGGCTTCAATGAAGATGAACTGGGCGATTTCCTCGAATATTCGGCCCGGGAGAATCTGCATCTGCGTTTCATTGCCCTTATGCAACTCGGTGTTGCCAAAGAACTCTATCGCAAGAGCCATCTCTCACTGGAGGAGTTACAGGAACGACTTTCGAGTTTCGGAGACTGGGAAGAGCAGCGCCGAGGAGAGAGCGACGGCCCGGCTCGACTTCTGCGCCGACGCTCGGACGGGCTTCGTGTCGGACTGATCGATCCTCTTTCGAAGAACTTCTGTCAGGATTGCAACCGCCTTCGATTGACGCATCGTGGCGAAGTCCGGAACTGTCTCTTCGGGGAAGGGATTGTGGCCCTGCGTCCCCTGCTGCAGCGCCCCGACTGGGAGAGCGCTCTGGAGGAACTGCTTCGCAAGACTCTTCTGCAGAAGCCGGAGAAACATCGACTGGAACATTGTGACGACGGGGGACTCTATTCCCTGGCGAAGGTGGGGGGATAG
- a CDS encoding YXWGXW repeat-containing protein codes for MRVLKTLSPFLLALFLGGCSTVAYVPATPPSAKVEVRTARPGPRHVWVKGHWKWNGHRYVWVKGHWVKGKRNARWLAGHWKNTPRGHVWVPGHWKR; via the coding sequence ATGAGAGTCCTGAAAACACTAAGCCCCTTCCTCTTGGCCCTGTTTCTGGGCGGATGCAGCACGGTGGCCTATGTCCCTGCGACCCCGCCATCGGCCAAGGTGGAAGTTCGCACTGCCCGTCCCGGCCCGCGCCATGTCTGGGTCAAGGGTCACTGGAAGTGGAACGGTCACCGCTATGTCTGGGTCAAGGGCCACTGGGTGAAGGGCAAGCGAAATGCCCGATGGCTTGCCGGTCATTGGAAAAACACACCGCGCGGCCACGTCTGGGTGCCTGGACACTGGAAACGCTAG
- a CDS encoding crosslink repair DNA glycosylase YcaQ family protein, with protein sequence MKKEVAFVDQESLRRLWFYRQGLTKPRSRKLTARSFVEHLERCGGLQLDSVNVLDRAHYLTLWSRFGAYDRARLDSLAWESGLAHEFWGHAACLLPMRQLPNTLRSNCAFNPTSEWWNERRPSAAVLRRVRERIRREGALESADFKSSDRTAAWWGWKEEKMALEWLWWKGAIAIRNRRHFRRLYDLSERVYPDSRPASRREWEDSWLFLGLSGNGIASERHLVDYMTSPRLKAAERRKVIDRALRAKDIVEVRVEGFEEAFYARPESLRQLGRLPEPRGTTLLCPFDSFLWQRDRAEDLLGFRYRIEIYVPAPKRHYGYYVLPILHHGNLVGRVDPKFDRKKGELILHSIHLEEGFRPSSEFRTAMADTIADLARFLGAGKVCAPRGWKKHLE encoded by the coding sequence GTGAAGAAAGAAGTAGCATTCGTCGATCAGGAGTCCCTTCGAAGACTCTGGTTCTACCGGCAGGGCTTGACGAAACCTCGTTCCCGAAAACTCACCGCCCGCAGTTTCGTGGAGCATCTGGAGCGTTGTGGCGGGCTGCAACTCGACAGCGTCAATGTTCTGGATCGCGCTCACTACCTGACTCTCTGGAGTCGCTTCGGTGCCTACGACCGAGCCAGGCTCGACTCCCTGGCCTGGGAGAGCGGCCTTGCGCATGAGTTCTGGGGACATGCGGCCTGTCTGCTTCCCATGAGGCAGCTTCCCAACACTCTTCGCAGCAACTGCGCCTTCAATCCAACGAGCGAGTGGTGGAATGAAAGAAGACCGTCTGCCGCCGTCTTGCGAAGGGTGCGCGAGAGGATTCGGAGGGAAGGGGCTCTGGAGAGCGCTGATTTCAAATCCTCGGATCGGACCGCGGCCTGGTGGGGTTGGAAAGAGGAGAAAATGGCGCTGGAGTGGCTCTGGTGGAAGGGCGCTATCGCCATCCGCAATCGAAGGCATTTCCGGCGACTCTATGACCTCTCAGAGCGTGTGTATCCGGACTCCCGTCCGGCCAGCAGGAGAGAGTGGGAGGATTCCTGGCTCTTTCTTGGTCTCTCTGGAAACGGGATCGCCAGTGAGCGACACTTGGTGGACTACATGACTTCTCCCCGTCTGAAAGCCGCCGAGAGAAGGAAGGTCATCGACAGGGCCCTGAGGGCGAAAGACATCGTGGAAGTTCGCGTGGAAGGTTTTGAGGAAGCCTTCTATGCACGGCCGGAAAGTCTTCGGCAGCTCGGTCGCTTGCCCGAGCCACGGGGAACGACACTCCTTTGTCCCTTCGACTCCTTTCTCTGGCAGAGAGATCGCGCCGAAGACCTTCTGGGCTTCCGCTACCGAATTGAAATCTATGTGCCCGCGCCGAAACGACACTATGGCTACTATGTACTTCCCATTCTCCACCACGGGAATCTGGTCGGCCGCGTGGACCCCAAGTTCGATCGAAAGAAGGGGGAACTGATTCTTCACAGCATTCATCTGGAAGAGGGCTTCCGTCCTTCTTCCGAATTCCGCACTGCCATGGCCGATACCATTGCCGACCTTGCCCGATTTCTGGGAGCGGGCAAGGTGTGTGCGCCCCGTGGCTGGAAGAAGCATCTGGAGTAA
- a CDS encoding class I SAM-dependent methyltransferase, whose protein sequence is MAVYSELAPFYDLLFPPSEEQAAFLIQKLSDSDCHHLLDAGCGTGRHLEILAEQEFAVTGLEPEAAMALRANERLGDRGRVHTLGLEHSAELEEAPFDAVLCLGNTLAHLLDHPSLKTGLEALSGALRPDGLLLLQMVHFEKVLREKKNPFEPRDIVDSAGRELRFHRAYAFGEDLLEFHLLLEGENLKIEDRFPLRPWRLAELEPTMREVHLEIEGVYGNWKGDDRTKDSPATIISARKIRS, encoded by the coding sequence ATGGCTGTCTACTCTGAACTCGCCCCCTTCTATGACCTGCTCTTTCCCCCCAGCGAAGAGCAGGCGGCATTCCTGATTCAGAAACTCTCCGACTCCGATTGCCATCATCTGCTCGATGCAGGCTGTGGCACGGGTCGGCATCTGGAGATTCTCGCAGAACAGGAATTTGCTGTGACCGGGCTCGAGCCGGAAGCGGCCATGGCACTGCGAGCGAATGAGCGCCTGGGAGACAGGGGGCGGGTTCATACTCTCGGCCTGGAGCATTCTGCCGAACTGGAAGAAGCTCCCTTCGATGCCGTTCTCTGTCTGGGAAACACGCTGGCCCATCTTCTGGACCACCCTTCCCTGAAGACCGGACTTGAAGCCCTCTCGGGAGCCCTTCGCCCCGACGGGCTTCTGCTCCTGCAGATGGTCCACTTCGAGAAAGTCCTCCGGGAAAAGAAGAATCCCTTCGAGCCTCGTGACATCGTCGATTCCGCTGGCCGCGAGCTACGCTTCCATCGCGCCTATGCCTTCGGCGAAGACCTTCTGGAGTTTCACCTCTTGCTTGAGGGAGAGAATCTGAAGATTGAGGATCGCTTCCCCCTACGCCCCTGGCGACTCGCGGAACTGGAGCCGACCATGAGAGAAGTGCATCTGGAAATTGAAGGCGTCTATGGAAACTGGAAGGGGGATGATCGGACCAAAGACTCACCGGCGACGATTATCTCCGCGAGGAAAATCAGGTCCTGA